One region of Budorcas taxicolor isolate Tak-1 chromosome 3, Takin1.1, whole genome shotgun sequence genomic DNA includes:
- the CNN3 gene encoding calponin-3 yields MTHFNKGPSYGLSAEVKNKIASKYDHQAEEDLRNWIEEVTGMSIGANFQLGLKDGIILCELINKLQPGSVKKVNESSLNWPQLENIGNFIKAIQAYGMKPHDIFEANDLFENGNMTQVQTTLVALAGLAKTKGFHTTIDIGVKYAEKQTRRFDEGKLKAGQSVIGLQMGTNKCASQAGMTAYGTRRHLYDPKMQTDKPFDQTTISLQMGTNKGASQAGMLAPGTRRDIYDQKLTLQPVDNSTISLQMGTNKVASQKGMSVYGLGRQVYDPKYCAAPTEPVIHNGSQGTGTNGSEISDSDYQAEYPDEYHGEYQDDYPRDYQYGDQGIDY; encoded by the exons ATTGCTTCCAAGTATGACCATCAGGCAGAAGAAGACCTCCGCAACTGGATAGAAGAGGTGACAGGCATGAGCATTGGCGCCAACTTCCAGCTGGGCTTGAAAGACGGCATTATCCTCTGCGA ACTCATAAACAAGCTCCAGCCAGGCTCAGTGAAGAAGGTCAATGAGTCCTCGTTAAACTGGCCTCAG ttggaGAATATCGGCAACTTTATTAAAGCTATTCAGGCTTATGGCATGAAGCCACATGACATATTTGAAGCAAATGATCTTTTTGAGAATGGAAACATGACCCAGGTTCAGACTACGTTGGTGGCCCTTGCAGGTCTG GCCAAAACAAAAGGATTCCATACAACCATTGACATTGGAGTTAAGtatgcagaaaaacaaacaagacgTTTTgatgaaggaaaattaaaagctGGCCAGAGTGTAATTGGTTTGCAG atGGGAACCAACAAATGCGCCAGCCAAGCAGGTATGACAGCCTATGGGACGAGGAGGCACCTTTATGATCCCAAAATGCAAACTGACAAACCTTTTGATCAGACCACAATTAGCCTGCAAATGGGCACCAACAAAGGAGCCAGCCAG GCGGGAATGTTAGCACCGGGTACCCGAAGAGACATCTACGATCAGAAGCTAACATTACAGCCCGTGGACAACTCGACGATTTCCCTACAGATGGGTACCAACAAAGTCGCTTCCCAGAAAGGAATGAGTGTGTATGGGCTTGGGCGGCAAGTGTATGATCCCAAATACTGTGCTGCTCCCACAGAACCTGTCATTCACAACGGAAGCCAAGGAACAGGAACCAATGGGTCAGAAATCAGTGATAGTGATTATCAGGCAGAATACCCAGATGAGTATCATGGCGAGTACCAAGATGACTACCCCAGAGATTACCAGTATGGTGATCAAGGCATTGATTACTAG